The following are encoded in a window of Bacteroidota bacterium genomic DNA:
- a CDS encoding DUF302 domain-containing protein has protein sequence MKKTIFAFLAGALAMALGIITMMPGMMIVQHQSKYSTVDETTEALAKSIKANGWSVAGKIRNMNKTIQKHGLDFDREVRIIELCKANYAKDMIETNPEISTMMPCAWGVYEKDGKIMISAMNMGLMGKIFGGNIAKVVGESVATDEHNILKAVIK, from the coding sequence TAGCTATGGCTTTGGGTATTATAACTATGATGCCTGGTATGATGATAGTTCAACATCAAAGTAAATACTCAACAGTAGACGAGACTACAGAAGCTTTAGCTAAGTCAATTAAAGCAAATGGTTGGAGTGTAGCTGGTAAGATAAGAAATATGAACAAAACTATACAAAAACACGGGCTTGATTTTGATAGAGAAGTTAGAATAATAGAGCTTTGTAAAGCAAATTATGCAAAAGATATGATAGAAACAAATCCAGAGATATCTACTATGATGCCTTGTGCTTGGGGTGTGTATGAAAAAGATGGAAAGATAATGATAAGTGCTATGAATATGGGTCTTATGGGGAAAATATTTGGTGGAAATATTGCAAAAGTAGTGGGTGAAAGTGTAGCTACTGATGAGCACAATATCTTAAAGGCGGTTATAAAATAA